The Papaver somniferum cultivar HN1 chromosome 6, ASM357369v1, whole genome shotgun sequence genome segment AGCATCGTCCATAGGTCTTTTTCAATGTCAAATGATTTGTTCTGCTTCAGTGTTTCAATGTGTGAATGCGGAATGCACTTCATGATGGTTGCCTCCCCTCTATATCCACCATTTTGTGTTTTTCAAAGGGCAAGCCCTTGTACATAGTGGACCACACCATTTAGATATGCAGACTTTTCTCTAATCACCACCACAGAAGCTTGTAAGTTATAAGTTGTAATTATATCTCGGTTTTCACTTCCTTGGAAAATTTCTATATTTCAATCCCATATCCACTGCCTTGAGGAACTATTAGTCTAGCAACTATTACTGTTGGGTATGTGATTTGTGATCTAGGTCTCAATGATCGAACTTCTGTTTTAAAATAGTCTGAGACCTACTaccttcttttttccttctcacagatctcatccgtaaacttattgaaaaaggaagACATCTTGAAGGTGTCAAGTTTGCTTATGCGTTTGAACTGGTGGGAATGTTTCCGCCAGTACCCCTtctaaaatcatataaaaaacATGCAAAGAAGCTCGCTGATGATGTGCGGCAGAAAGGAAATCAATCTCTTCAAGCGCAGGTGTGTTGTGTTCATATAATTTTGTAGCAATCGATTTGCTTTTGATGTATTCTTGATCTTGTGTTCATCATTATGCCTAACTTAATGCAGAATGAGGCGACAGCCAAACAAATCTCTGCCCTCAAAGCTATAGTCAAGTGCATTGAAGAGCACAAACTCGAAGCTGAATACCCACGTGAGGGGCTAGATGTTCATATTTCACAATTGGAAAAGCaattatcttcaaagaaaagagcAACTAATGTCCCAGCAGCTGTTGGTAAGCAACAACAGAAACAACAGGCACAACCACCACAACAACATTCAGGAAACAAGCGTAGTGGCACAACAGCTGGTTCCAGTCAACAACAACATACAGGAAATAAGCGTTCTCGAGGACCACCATCATCTCAGGCTTTACCTTCCAGTGCGAAGAGTGTTGGTGTACCACCTAGTCAAGCTGACTACTATGAACCACCACCTAGCCAAGCTGAGTATTATCACCCTTCTAGCATGTTATTACATGGCCAAGATAGAGTGTCACCATACCTTGGTGGCGCCCTTTCATCGGCTCACCACTACAGTGTAGGCCCTTCATCGGCCCACCATTATAGAGATTTGTCTGGTTCCCAGTATTCGAGTAGTTCGGGTGCACCAGGGCCTTATGGTGCTGGGTCTAGTTCACTTAATTACGGGCTAAACCTAAGCCCATCTAGGTCCCAACTTTATTCATTTGAGCATCATCTTTCAAATGCTCTCTATGAAAGGTCAGTGGCGGCTGCTCATGGTGGGGCTGGTGGTGCTCATGTTTTGCCACCAACTCATCACCACTCTGCAGCAGGTTTTAATGTTAAGGGTTTACCCCCAACTAGCCATCCGTCTTACTATCCTTGAGCGTTCTGCGGGCTTCTATAGTTTCAGTGTATAGGAGTACATATTATGTCAGCATGACTGCCTTCTTATGAATGGAGCTACGACGATTTTCTTGCTGCCAATGAAATCGTTGTATATATGAATGCTCTTTGAAACTGAGTGACTTATATGTTAGACTTTTATTAGAATTTGAACTTCAACATTTTCATCGTTACAGGGTTCTTCTACTGTTCTCTTTTTGGATCATGTTTCTGGTACCCTAGTTATTTGATTACTTTCTGTTCTAAACCTTTGATAATAGTTACAGTATCTTGTAGCCTGGTTTTAAAACTAGATGGTCCTTTACAATTCTAAATCTGAACTGAAGTGGTTAGTCATTTGATCTTTTGCTGATTTCTGAGAAAAAGATTCTTAGTTATCATACTAGAGCGCCATGTGTCCAAGTTTGGGTATACAGAGGCATTCGGTTTATTGGCTCTGTATGCCATCCTATAGTTATTCTCCTCACTCGGTGTATGAACATTCCGTGTAAGCATGATTACATGTTCCATTCCTGATGGAACAAGTTGATCTCGTTTCAGTATCACTATGAGTTTCATGCCTCACGTGGTACCTTGCTTGCGTTTATGctagtaaataaataaatgaggTCAGATGGATTCACCTTCAGTTAGATTGAAGATTTTTAGTTTATTGCAGAGTTAGATTTGCACTGCTCTCTGGAAAAGTGAGCTTAAATTAGGTCGAAGAGACTCATTTTTAGTGGGATTGAAGATGATTAGTTAATTGTACAGTCTCATTTGAACTTCTTGTCACTGTCATAGTCGTATTGGATTTAACTTGGTATAATTCCATTTCAAAGATTTGTGTTCCACATTCTAAGCTCGTAAATTGTATATTGAATGAGTAAAACCCCATAACTTCGGATGTCATCTGGATGAATTGTTTTGGCCATTGTATATATGAAAATTTATTTCCCCATGCCCTGTTAACATCGTGTAAAGCTATGTGCTGATCATATTATCTTTTTTCTTTCCCCATCCATTGTATCCCCTTGATTTCATTGATGTTATTGAGGGCCTGAACGTTGTTGGTTTGTAAACAAGGAGTGGTGTAGACTGAACTTCACCCATCATCCCCACAGAGATCAGTTACAGGATTGTGGGAAATAATATTTGAACCTTGGAATACTTGAGAAAGGAAAGTGTGGTCACCAATAATACCATTTTTGGAAGTGTTATTCTTACCCATGACCAACTGTCTGCCAAAACAACAAATAACATGGACTACTCCGGGACCGACAACTTGTTCCTTCTCTGTTGTCGTATATTCTCGTCACCCACAAGTTGCTACTTACTACTTGGAGATGTTCAAGATTCGTTTCTacatggattttttttccttcttcggtatccatttttataatttaattaaTCTAGAACCCGTTTGGTGGGGAGAATTAGAATCCTAAGAATTCAACTATGGGATAATCCAATTCctggaattggattccaaggaaTTTGATTCCAATCCAAAAAATCCATGTTCGGTTAAGGTAATtcaattatctttgttattatcccggaatccaattccattgcatCATTGTACCAATGCAATGTAAATCTATCATTTTGGAGGGAGTTGGATTCCTAGGAATTGAAATTCCCAATTACATAGAGTTCATTTGCCcccttcggttcaaggaattggaCGCATTCCCAGGATTCTAATTCTCCCAACCGAATGGGCTCCTAGTGTTGTCATGGAGCTACGCTTATTAGCAGGGAGGACTCACAAAGGCACAAGTAACAGCTAGTAACAAGTAGGATAATATGCGATCGGTTACATACTCACAATATCTGTTTTTAATAGAAAAACTTAAGGCAAATGGGGGTTACCAAGTTTGATGGGTGTGTATCAAGTTAAGACAAAACctgttttgtcctatatgaaaatCCGTTTTGT includes the following:
- the LOC113288117 gene encoding FRIGIDA-like protein 3, which gives rise to MASMQSISTALESANKKKENLRKAFEDLQSHSSFLSSFVLQWKDLEEHFQSIQKSIDERFNELKSKEKVSSMNGSQSQSLDKQLVVVKEEKELDNNSETIVPRPEFKSLCSNMNGIGLRTYIMNNRKDVSAIHEVGVALKLAPDPAKLVLDSMVGFFVPNSKGDKDGEEAATRRTCILLLEKLYDISPQIKPQIKEKAMQVAIEWKGKLSKGEDNPLERLGFLQLLVTYHLVSSFDAKELIDLVVSIAKRKQAIDLCRSLGFTDRIPDLIRKLIEKGRHLEGVKFAYAFELVGMFPPVPLLKSYKKHAKKLADDVRQKGNQSLQAQNEATAKQISALKAIVKCIEEHKLEAEYPREGLDVHISQLEKQLSSKKRATNVPAAVGKQQQKQQAQPPQQHSGNKRSGTTAGSSQQQHTGNKRSRGPPSSQALPSSAKSVGVPPSQADYYEPPPSQAEYYHPSSMLLHGQDRVSPYLGGALSSAHHYSVGPSSAHHYRDLSGSQYSSSSGAPGPYGAGSSSLNYGLNLSPSRSQLYSFEHHLSNALYERSVAAAHGGAGGAHVLPPTHHHSAAGFNVKGLPPTSHPSYYP